The sequence CTGCGGCATGTTGAACCACGCGCGGTCATTGAACCATAGGGTTTCCGTTATCTCGCGCGCTCCGTCCGCCATGGCCTTGCGGCTCACCGAGTTCCATCCGTGGTACAGGTCGGCGTACAGGGCTGATGTGTACCCGCTCAGTACCACCAGGCCCTTCGCGTTTGCCACTGGCATCCCGATAGACACCGGCGCCGGTTCGCCCATCTCGCGCATGTGTTCCGCGAGTCCACACACCTCCATGAACAGGTGTTCCGATATGAACAGGCGTTGCACGTCTGGAACGGTTTTCGCGCTCATTCTTCGGGCTCCTGTCCTTCGTCCTGGCACTCCGAACCGAACCCGCACGGCCTCACGTCTTCCTGGTCCAGCAACCGGCACGCCTCGCGCATCTTTTGCGACCGGAAGTCCCACGACGGTCCCGAACGGCTCCCCTTGAAGGTTGTGTTGTGGTATCCACACAGGACTTGAAGGTTCTCGAATCCGTCCACGTTCTCCGGATGACTTGACCTAGGGACGATATGGTCCGCGCAGAGGTCGCCCATACACTTCTTGTCCTGCAACTGGAACCCCGCTTCGCACCGTGGCGATCCGTACAGTTCGACCTGCTTGGTGAACAGGATGGTCAATTTGTCCTTGAGTTCCATCGTCCGCTTCCTTTGCTTCTTGGACACCGGCTTCAACCTGGACCGATTCATCTCGTAGGGCTTGGCGTTCGGGTCGCGCTCCATCCCTATCCCCGTCTTCTTGTTCTTCGTGGGTCGGAAGGTGAGCGGGGTCATGGACGCTTCACCCACCAGGCGCGTAGGAAATACGCCGCCAACGCGAACCAAAGGGCAGGACCGCACACGATGACTCCGGTAAGCGCCACCGATAAGCCGTGTTCCTTGACCGTCTTGTGCGGGTCGGTGAACAACACCACCGAGAACGGCCCCGCGATGCTCCACGCCCCCAGGATGCACAGGACCGTCTCAAGGGTTGGTATATGTATTTCCAGAGTCATTTCTCGGCCTCCCAATCCTTTTCGGTTTTAATTCCGCCCTCTGCTCTTCGGGCGTCCCAGGGCAGGACCCGGTCGGCCACCACTCTCTGCATCTCTCGCAAACTTCACGCTTCATCTGCTCGTGCCACACCTTGACGTGATTCCGGCGGTTCTTCTTTCCTTCACCACTCTTTGGCATTCCAACCACCTCGACGCTTTACTGCTTTTTGCGCGTTCTCGCGTGCTTTCACCACGACCACCATCTTCTCGATCTCGGACGGATTCCTTTTTAACCTAGCCACTAACCGTCGAAGTTCCACGAGCTCATGGCAGATCGACGGCATGGTCGAGATGATCGCCAAAAGTTCCCCCGGCTGGAGACTCTGCACGTTGCAGGCGCTCTTGCCTATCCCGAGGATGTATTCTTCTGAAAACTTCGCCGGAACAGTGGGGGCCGATATCTTCTCGGCCACGAACCCCTTGTCCTTGAACAACCCGTACACGAACTGCACCGACACTCCAAACCGCTTCGCCGCCGCACCCTTGCCGTGGACATCGGAATACTCTTTGATCCGTGTCCTCATCTCGTCAGGGATGCGTTGGTTTTTCAATTTATTCGTCCCTCTCGGATTTCTCGCCTTCCCTGAATCCCCTGGCGAAACTCCTGGCCGCGATCCTTCGAGCCAGTTCAATGGCGAGTTTCGCGTCCTCCTCGGTCAGGCCCTCAATGTCCAGTACCAAGTGCGCAGCTTCCAGCAAGTCCTTCGGGTCCTGATTCATTCATCGTTCCTTTCGTTCCCCGGCTCCGCTTCCAACTCATCCGAGATGGCGGTGGACCGCTTCGACAGCTCTTTCCATGCGCTAGGGCTTAGAAAAAAGTTGGTGTGTTTATCCCAACATCCGCAGCATTTGGATCCGGTGACCCTGTACCCACTCCCACAAGTCATGGGGCCATCGTCCTCTTGGATCGAGATGGCCTTGAACTTATGCTGCGTGCATTCTAGGATCGAGAGAAAGTATCGCTTAGCCATTACATCCACCCTTTCCCGCTCGTGTTAGTCGCCCTGGTGGTCGTGATATCGGAACCAGCGCATCGGATCAAACCTCGACACTCCTTCGCCTGTGCCCCACGAATACTCGATGATGCACGTAGGAACCCAGTAAAAACCGTCCAGAAAAACAGGTTCGCGCGAGAAATCCCACGGTCCATCAAACGGACGATCTTCCATCACTCCACCTCTTTCTTAGTTGAATCTGCGTGGTCCTGCAGGAGCCCATTCGCAAACTGAACCATGTCGAATTGCCTGCGCTCCATCTGCTCCATGCGGATCGACTCGGCTTCCCTCGCACCCTCGCCCTTCAATTCAAGGTATTCGTACAGGTCCATCACTCCACCCCCTTCTCCCGGTTGATGGCGTCCACGACGGCCTTCACTTGCGGGCAATGCTCCTCGGTCTTTCCGCACCCGATTCGTTCGCATGTTTCGCAGTACTTCGATCTCAACACCTCCGCCGCCTCCACCAGCGCCGAGAGGAGGGCGCGGAGGTCGGCTATTTCCATGTGAGCGCGGAACACTATTTTTTCTTGAGTCCTGCAATACGAACGCAGGTTCTTTCGGTTCATCGTGCTGATTGAATCGGGCTCTTGGCTTGAGTTGCCGATTGCTCCGTCTCCTGGCTCTCCGTTCACGGCTTCACCTCCTGGGTCCCCTGGGGTTGGGTTTGGGCGATGGCTTTCCTCAGTTTTGTAATTCGATCCCCAAAAGTTTCATCCGTAATTCCTGGATACGGATTGTCGTTTTTCCATCTCCATGCTTCTACAATGTCCTCACATAGCTCCCGCAACCTCTCGTTCTCTTTGCGGAGCGCGTCCACCTCGGCGTCGCGCGAGTGCCATGCCGAATTAAGACAATGGCACTCTATTTCGGCCGCGACTCTCGTTCTTGGTTCTCTTTTCACACTATATTCCCACCCGTTAGGTCCGCACGTGATGAACCCAAAATCACGAGCATCACCGGGTTTTCTGTTTGGGTGCTTTTCAATTTTGTACGGCCCCTCTGCCGATTTCCCGTCGCTCATGACGCCCTCCGTTCCAAAATTTTACTTTCTTTTGCCAATTCAGTTAATGACGCCGGTCATAGACCGACCTTTTTGTACTCTGAAATAACTCGCACCGCCTCATCGAATCCTCTGCAAACGCAGGCGTAATACCCAGCCAGCTTCAACGCCTCGATCCATTCGGCCTGTTCCTGCGACGTAACTCCCCCGCGCTCTCGCTTCATCTCAATAAACAGCCCCAGGAAAATTCCGTGCCGACCAGGTATAAACAGGTCGGGAACTCCGCTGGACCGTCCCTCGGTCCTGAAATGGTTAACCGCTCCGTAGGACATTTTCCCGGTGTTAGGAATGGCGAAAATGGACTTGGGTCCGTACTGCGCTCGGCACCACGAGACAACTCGGGATTGCTCGACGTGTTCCGTTGGGCAAACCGTATTCTTGCCTTTCCCGCCGATCTTTTCCACGACGTTGGAGGCTCGGGGAGCGGTCGGGGAATATAGGCGACCTAGTGCGCGTTTCATTTTTCATCCTTAAAAACCGGTTTAAATGTTATTGAATATTTTTCAATGGCTTGTCCTATATCATTAGTTACGTCAAATTTTTCTCCAGTTATTACTACATGGTCACCTATGATTTTATAACGGTCGGATGCATAAAACCTTTGTCCCAACTCACTCCAAAAAACTTTGATTGGTTTTTTCATTTCAGTAGCTCCCCCAGTCTGCGAAGTTTTTCCTTCTTCCAATCGTCTATCTTCTCGTTGCCCCAATACTCCCTCATCTGCGCGATCATGATTTCAACGTCTGCAATCTCCTCAAGAAAGTTCGGAATCGCGTCACCCTTGCGCCTCTTGACCTTGTTCACGGCCACGATCAACTCGGCGCACTCCTCCTGGAGCATGTCCATCTGCGATTCTATCCCCCAACGGTCCAAAGCTGATTTTAGGAGTTTCATTTTTATACATTCCTCCAGTTGTTGACCATCTCTATGCGCTGCCCCAGCCATTCAACCACCGGTACCGCCATGCTGTTCCCCAGCGCCTTGTAGCGCGGCCCGTCCTTGGCTGGATTTCTGGGGTACGGGATCAGCGTGTAGTCGTCGGGGAATCCCTGAAGTCTCTCGCACTCGCGCGGCGTCAGCCGGCGCACCATACCCATCGCCGCCGCATCGTCAGCCATTCGCCCGGGCCCTTGGTTTGGCATCGCGCGCAGGGTGGGGGCCACCAACGGCACTCCGCGCCCCGTCCCGTCCTCGCTCCCGTCGTATCGGGCCTTTAGACTGTGGCACACCATCGTTTCTGATTCGGCGTCGTATCTTTTGGATGGATGGGCATTCAACGTCATCGCCACATGCGGCACGGTGTTGGCCGAAACCCCGTGGTGGTGGGATTGAAGGGTCTGGGTAGTTTCGCGCTCAATTCCGTTCCGCATGTCGAATGCAACGTGTAGAGAACTCCCCTTAGACATAGTTCCGGCCGGAATACCGGGCTCGGCTTTTGAACGGTTGGTTTTGCTGGTTATTTGGGCCGCATCAAACGCCACTACCGGGTCTTGCCCTCGCGTTTCTCCGGCACGCTCGAACCCTCGGCCACTTGCTCCAATGCACGGCGCAGTGTCGTGGGTAGCTCCTTGCCCCGGCGCGCGGCTCGGCGGAGGATTCCCCGACAGGCTGTGGCGCTCAAAAAGTACGGCAGCAGGTAGGTTAAAAAATCCTCTTCTGTTTTGAATCTGGCCCTTGTGCGCGGGTCGTCCCACGTCTCCAAGATGTCCGACAACGAACACACGACGGCGCCGCTGTGGTACTCCAAAGTATTGAGCGTCCAGCACTCGGTAGGCCCACCCATACCCGAGTTGTGCCAGCCCTCCGAGGAAGGCTCCAAAAGCCCGTCCTCCGTCAACCGACAGGACGCCGGGGACGTTCTCCCAGACCACCCAACTGGGGCGCATTCGGTCAATAGCCGCAAGATAGACGAGGGCCAGGTTACCACGCGGGTCATCCAGTCCTTTTCGGAGTCCTGCAACGCTGAAGGATTGACAGGGTGTTCCTCCGCAAAGCAAGTCAACTGATCCTGGTCCATATCCCCACTCCTTGAAATTGTTCATGTCCCCGTGGTTGGGCACGCCCGGGTAGTGGTGCTTCATCACCGCGCACGGGAACGGCTCAATCTCGGAGGAGAACACCTGTTCCCACCCCAAACCCTTCCACGCCTTTTCCGGGGCCCCGATGCCGGAGCAAAATGTCGCAAACTTCACAGCAGGACCCCCTGCGGAATTATTCATTCGATCTCCATTTGCGCGGGGTCTTCAACTTGTTCCAGGTTTCGCTTTGCTTGTTCGTAGTACGATTTCTTTAATTCTACGCCTACAAATTTTCGCCCTTCCTGCAATGCGACGTAACCCTCTGAACCGATCCCGGCGAACGGGCTAAGGACTGTATCTCCCGGATTCGTCCATAGTTTCAACGCCCTCCGAATGACTTGAAGTTGTAACGGGCAGATGTGTTTTTCGTCTTCATTCTCCCGAGCGCTCCGATACTGCAAAGTATCCGACGGGTTAATGTCGCTCCAGATCGGAGAGGCGTATTGTTGCCAAAGCGACACGGGAAATTCTTCGGGAGTGTGGGAAATCCGCTCCGTGTTATCTCCCGGTTTTCTCATCGTGATGAGATAGTCCGGTATGCCTTGTCGGCTCATGCTTGAATCCTTGCGAATGGTCTTGTGCAATAAACCAAGCGCCTTTGTTCTCTGCATTGCCGTAACTGGATCTTTCCAGATGACTACCTCGGAATGGTGGATGAATCCAGCATCCACAAACTGACGGATTAGTTCTCCCCGGAAGTCTCGCAACCCTATAAACCCATCGTTCTGCTTTGAGGTTGGGAGCAACATACAGTGGAAAGACAAAAGCCTTCCGGGCTTTGTCACTCGGTAAAGCTCCGGTACCAAATGCCGGAAGTGCTCCGAAAACTCACCCATGTCTTTGCAATTACCCATGTCCCTGGCGCTTGCGCTGTAGGTGTAAAGGGACGCGAATGGAGGGCTGAAAATCGTATAATGGATACTCGCGTCAGGAAGTCCTTTTACTACGTCCATGCAATCCGCTTGATATATTACAAACCTCTTTGATTCGAATTGATCCAAGACTTTCATGATTTTGCCTTTCGGTGGTAACACTTACCGCATTTGTATCCAGGTTTTATTTTTTTCAATAAAGCCGGGACATACC is a genomic window of Pseudomonadota bacterium containing:
- a CDS encoding site-specific DNA-methyltransferase; its protein translation is MKVLDQFESKRFVIYQADCMDVVKGLPDASIHYTIFSPPFASLYTYSASARDMGNCKDMGEFSEHFRHLVPELYRVTKPGRLLSFHCMLLPTSKQNDGFIGLRDFRGELIRQFVDAGFIHHSEVVIWKDPVTAMQRTKALGLLHKTIRKDSSMSRQGIPDYLITMRKPGDNTERISHTPEEFPVSLWQQYASPIWSDINPSDTLQYRSARENEDEKHICPLQLQVIRRALKLWTNPGDTVLSPFAGIGSEGYVALQEGRKFVGVELKKSYYEQAKRNLEQVEDPAQMEIE
- a CDS encoding VRR-NUC domain-containing protein; this encodes MEKIGGKGKNTVCPTEHVEQSRVVSWCRAQYGPKSIFAIPNTGKMSYGAVNHFRTEGRSSGVPDLFIPGRHGIFLGLFIEMKRERGGVTSQEQAEWIEALKLAGYYACVCRGFDEAVRVISEYKKVGL
- a CDS encoding DNA cytosine methyltransferase, translated to MNNSAGGPAVKFATFCSGIGAPEKAWKGLGWEQVFSSEIEPFPCAVMKHHYPGVPNHGDMNNFKEWGYGPGSVDLLCGGTPCQSFSVAGLRKGLDDPRGNLALVYLAAIDRMRPSWVVWENVPGVLSVDGGRAFGAFLGGLAQLGYGWAYRVLDAQYFGVPQRRRRVFVVGHLGDVGRPAHKGQIQNRRGFFNLPAAVLFERHSLSGNPPPSRAPGQGATHDTAPCIGASGRGFERAGETRGQDPVVAFDAAQITSKTNRSKAEPGIPAGTMSKGSSLHVAFDMRNGIERETTQTLQSHHHGVSANTVPHVAMTLNAHPSKRYDAESETMVCHSLKARYDGSEDGTGRGVPLVAPTLRAMPNQGPGRMADDAAAMGMVRRLTPRECERLQGFPDDYTLIPYPRNPAKDGPRYKALGNSMAVPVVEWLGQRIEMVNNWRNV